One window from the genome of Musa acuminata AAA Group cultivar baxijiao chromosome BXJ1-4, Cavendish_Baxijiao_AAA, whole genome shotgun sequence encodes:
- the LOC135645265 gene encoding probable glycerol-3-phosphate dehydrogenase [NAD(+)] 1, cytosolic, giving the protein MVGSVDGTRGSSHSNGPVSCSNGAEERLDELRRLLGKSEGDLLKIVGVGAGAWGSVFGALLQDAYGQFREKVQIRIWRRPGRPVDRSTAEHLFEVINSREDVLRRLIRRCAYLKYVEARLGDRTLYADEILRDGFCLNMIDTPICPLKVVTNLQEAVWDADIVVNGLPSTETREVFGEISRYWKERIGAPIIISLAKGIEAALDPVPRIITPTQMINHATGVPIENILYVGGPNIASEIYNKEYANARICGAEKWRKPLAKFLRQPHFIVWDNSDLVTHEVMGGLKNVYAIGAGMIAALTNESATSKSVYFAHCTSEMIFITHLLAEDPEKLAGPLLADTYVTLLKGRNAWYGQMLAKGEISLDMGDSIKGKGTIQGVSAVHAFYELLSQPSLSVLDPEEQKHVAPVELCPIMKTLHKILIKRELRTNAILQALRDETMNDPRDRIELAQSHAFYRPSLLGHDH; this is encoded by the exons ATGGTAGGCAGCGTCGACGGAACCCGCGGTTCTTCCCATTCTAACGGACCTGTTAGCTGCTCTAATGGCGCGGAAGAGAGGTTGGATGAGCTCCGTCGGCTCCTGGGCAAATCAGAGGGTGACCTGCTCAAGATCGTCGGCGTCGGCGCCGGGGCGTGGGGCAGCGTCTTTGGTGCCCTCCTGCAGGATGCCTACGGCCAGTTCCGCGAGAAGGTACAAATCAGAATATGGAGGCGTCCTGGGCGGCCCGTCGACCGCTCCACCGCAGAGCATCTCTTCGAGGTGATCAACTCGAGGGAGGATGTCTTGAGGCGGCTGATCAGGCGGTGCGCGTATCTGAAGTACGTCGAGGCGAGGCTCGGCGACCGCACGTTATACGCAGACGAGATCTTGAGGGATGGATTCTGCTTGAACATGATTGACACGCCGATTTGCCCGCTGAAGGTCGTGACCAATCTGCAGGAGGCAGTGTGGGACGCTGATATCGTGGTGAACGGCTTGCCGTCAACGGAGACGAGGGAGGTGTTCGGGGAGATTAGCCGGTATTGGAAGGAGAGGATCGGTGCACCAATCATCATATCTCTGGCCAAGGGCATAGAGGCAGCTTTGGATCCGGTTCCGCGGATCATAACACCTACACAGATGATTAACCATGCAA CTGGAGTTCCTATTGAGAACATTCTCTATGTTGGTGGGCCAAACATTGCTTCAGAGATTTACAACAAGGAATATGCTAACGCTCGGATATGTGGAGCCGAAAAATGGAGGAAACCACTCGCGAAGTTTTTGAGGCAGCCTCATTTTATCGTATGGGATAATAGTGACCTTGTCACACATGAGGTTATGGGAGGGTTGAAGAACGTCTACGCTATTGGTGCTG GGATGATAGCGGCTCTAACCAATGAAAGCGCTACTAGCAAATCGGTATATTTTGCGCATTGCACATCAGAGATGATATTCATCACTCACCTCTTGGCTGAAGACCCAGAGAAGTTAGCTGGACCACTGCTAGCTGACACATATGTGACCCTATTGAAAGGTCGCAATGCATGGTATGGTCAGATGTTGGCCAAGGGTGAGATTAGTCTGGACATGGGCGATAGTATCAAGGGAAAAGGGACAATTCAG GGCGTCTCTGCTGTGCATGCATTTTATGAACTCCTAAGTCAACCCAGCTTAAGCGTTTTGGATCCTGAAGAACAGAAGCATGTTGCACCAGTTGAGCTGTGCCCCATTATGAAAACGCTTCACAAGATATTGATCAAGAG GGAACTTCGGACAAACGCAATCCTTCAAGCACTGAGAGATGAAACAATGAACGATCCTCGTGATCGGATCGAGCTGGCACAAAGCCATGCTTTCTACAGACCGTCGCTTCTTGGTCATGACCATTGA
- the LOC103981078 gene encoding basic leucine zipper 23-like — MDDGEVDLSSHLLVSDPEINQSFDEFLRSTSTCTHTHTCNPPGPAAATHTHTCYHTHTQVFAAGEGESVGEEEPKRSRKPLGNKEAVRKYREKKKAHAAFLEEEVKKLRLVNQQLLRRLQGQAALEAEVIRLRNLLVDFRGKIDAELGGFPFQNQCRPGCLQCDGDGQCISQNLAAIDWEGSHVPAIANCQINPSGDIIMRQKPEIAEAVNSMNVVGSLISSTSQTE, encoded by the coding sequence ATGGATGATGGAGAAGTAGACCTGTCGAGCCACCTGCTTGTTTCGGATCCTGAGATAAACCAGAGCTTCGATGAGTTCTTGAGAAGCACCAGCACATGCACCCACACCCATACATGTAACCCTCCAGGGCCGGCTGCTGCCACCCACACCCACACATGCTACCACACCCATACTCAAGTGTTTGCGGCAGGCGAAGGGGAGAGCGTCGGAGAAGAGGAGCCAAAAAGGTCTCGGAAACCACTCGGGAACAAAGAGGCTGTGAGGAAGTATCGAGAAAAGAAGAAGGCCCATGCAGCCTTCCTGGAAGAGGAAGTCAAGAAACTGCGCCTTGTGAATCAGCAGCTTCTGAGAAGATTGCAGGGTCAAGCAGCGCTCGAAGCAGAGGTGATCAGACTAAGAAACTTGCTGGTGGACTTCAGAGGGAAGATTGATGCTGAATTGGGTGGCTTCCCGTTTCAGAATCAGTGCAGACCTGGTTGCTTACAGTGTGATGGTGATGGTCAATGCATCAGCCAAAACCTTGCAGCGATCGATTGGGAAGGGAGTCATGTGCCTGCAATTGCAAATTGTCAGATCAATCCGAGTGGGGATATTATAATGAGGCAGAAGCCGGAGATCGCCGAAGCTGTGAACTCAATGAATGTTGTAGGAAGTTTGATCTCATCTACTTCCCAAACAGAGTGA
- the LOC135645261 gene encoding probable sugar phosphate/phosphate translocator At5g25400 has protein sequence MADGVMKKALLSYAYVALWIFLSFTVIVYNKYVLDPKMYAWPFPISLTIIHMSFCSALAILLVRILRLVAPPSSPPMTRRLYLSSVLPIGAFYSVSLWFSNSAYIYLSVSFIQMLKALMPVAVYSIGVLFNKETFRTSSMLNMLSISFGVAIAAYGEARFVSTGVALQLAAVAFEATRLVFIQILLTSKGISLNPITSLYYVAPCCLAFLLVPWSLIELPILRDRLAASAFRPDLLIFGTNCLCAFALNLAVFLLVGKTSALTMNVAGVVKDWLLIAFSWSVIRDTVTSINLFGYAIAFLGVGYYNHAKLQALKAKEAQKKAAQVDEESGKLLERAASGNRKNDSQA, from the coding sequence ATGGCGGATGGGGTGATGAAGAAGGCGCTGCTGTCGTACGCCTACGTCGCGCTGTGGATCTTCCTCAGCTTCACGGTGATCGTGTACAACAAGTACGTGCTCGACCCCAAGATGTACGCCTGGCCCTTCCCCATCAGCCTCACCATCATCCACATGTCCTTCTGCTCCGCCCTAGCCATCCTCCTCGTCCGCATCCTCCGCCTGGTGGCGCCTCCCTCGTCCCCGCCCATGACCCGCCGCCTCTACCTCTCCTCCGTCCTCCCCATCGGCGCCTTCTACTCCGTCTCCCTCTGGTTCTCCAACTCCGCCTACATCTACCTCTCCGTCTCCTTCATCCAGATGCTCAAGGCCCTCATGCCCGTTGCTGTCTACTCCATCGGCGTACTCTTCAACAAGGAGACCTTCAGGACCTCCTCCATGCTCAACATGCTCTCCATCTCCTTCGGCGTCGCCATCGCCGCCTACGGCGAGGCCCGCTTCGTTTCGACCGGCGTCGCCCTCCAGCTCGCAGCCGTCGCCTTCGAGGCCACCCGCCTCGTCTTCATCCAGATCCTCCTCACTTCCAAGGGCATCTCCCTCAACCCCATCACCTCCCTTTACTACGTCGCCCCCTGCTGCCTCGCCTTCCTCCTCGTCCCCTGGTCCCTCATCGAGCTCCCCATTCTCCGCGACCGCTTGGCCGCCTCCGCATTCCGCCCCGATCTCCTCATCTTCGGCACCAACTGCCTCTGCGCCTTCGCCCTCAACCTCGCCGTTTTCCTCCTCGTCGGCAAGACCTCCGCCCTCACCATGAACGTCGCAGGCGTTGTTAAGGACTGGCTCCTCATCGCCTTCTCCTGGTCCGTTATCCGCGACACCGTCACCAGCATCAATCTCTTCGGCTATGCCATCGCCTTCCTTGGTGTTGGCTACTACAACCACGCCAAGCTGCAGGCGCTTAAGGCCAAGGAGGCGCAGAAGAAGGCCGCCCAGGTTGATGAGGAGTCTGGGAAGCTCcttgagcgagcggcgagcggcaaccGGAAGAATGACTCCCAGGCTTGA